One Falsihalocynthiibacter arcticus DNA segment encodes these proteins:
- a CDS encoding class I SAM-dependent methyltransferase, with translation MKQVGELKSELKDILNELRDLVEVVGAELIKSEQADTARATLAMSRISMVARKFLFFVPEITNARTAEVELNGSLSALETQKWAELTSEATHSRTWMTQWSAIETLIRNQIPPQRRKLFKPSVATDDISISQNMVNDQLLDSLYKTLNNTKQNETAREHGCFADIAFPQSVFIEHVHAARRILLARRPRHPVRFLDVGCGGGLKVLSASAFFDRADGLEFDPGYVAAAETLFKNTRADRCNVIEADGLNYAHYDNYDVVYFYRPMRHIEMLRQLEDQIIKTVSPGTLIIAPYTIFEHRFKELGCARVERQIYITQVSQSDANKLRRDAEFTGSFAQFPPPIASTIWDPILKASRAMGFKAGV, from the coding sequence TTGAAACAAGTCGGTGAATTAAAGTCCGAGTTGAAGGACATTTTGAATGAGCTTCGTGATTTGGTCGAAGTTGTCGGTGCCGAGTTGATCAAATCGGAGCAGGCCGATACGGCACGCGCCACGTTGGCGATGAGCCGAATCTCAATGGTTGCCCGAAAGTTTCTGTTTTTTGTCCCCGAAATAACGAATGCGCGCACGGCTGAAGTCGAATTGAACGGTTCGCTCTCTGCTCTTGAGACGCAGAAATGGGCCGAACTGACCAGTGAAGCCACCCATTCTCGCACATGGATGACCCAATGGTCCGCAATTGAAACCCTCATCCGCAATCAAATTCCGCCACAAAGGCGCAAATTGTTTAAACCTTCCGTTGCCACGGATGACATTTCGATTTCGCAGAATATGGTCAATGACCAATTGTTGGATTCCCTTTACAAGACTTTGAATAATACCAAGCAGAATGAAACGGCCCGCGAGCACGGGTGTTTTGCCGACATCGCCTTCCCACAGAGTGTGTTTATTGAGCATGTCCATGCCGCGCGACGTATCCTGTTGGCGCGACGTCCAAGGCATCCGGTTCGGTTTCTAGATGTGGGATGCGGCGGCGGGTTGAAAGTTTTGAGCGCTTCGGCATTTTTTGATCGCGCAGACGGACTCGAATTTGATCCAGGTTACGTTGCCGCCGCTGAGACTCTCTTTAAGAATACCCGAGCGGATCGCTGTAACGTCATCGAAGCAGATGGGTTGAATTATGCGCATTATGATAACTATGACGTTGTGTATTTTTACCGACCCATGCGCCATATCGAAATGCTAAGACAGCTAGAGGATCAGATCATAAAAACCGTGAGTCCGGGTACTTTGATTATCGCACCTTACACTATATTCGAACATCGATTTAAGGAGCTTGGATGTGCGCGGGTCGAGCGTCAAATTTATATTACCCAAGTGAGCCAATCAGATGCAAACAAATTGCGCCGCGATGCCGAATTTACCGGCAGTTTTGCGCAATTTCCCCCGCCCATTGCCTCCACCATTTGGGACCCAATCCTTAAGGCGTCGCGAGCGATGGGGTTTAAGGCGGGTGTTTGA
- a CDS encoding M15 family metallopeptidase translates to MVALAWLVIQTGRGQDDYSNEPGIDSGARIEIEGLRQQIEALRGQIEALQNQVQQLGSAPQAMPQMNDQPFVKEGPNTILDAYAQVVLIANRREVNKGIVVGGPSFLESFLGRPREVLSDDCEPMTNPKLKDLLVLADVGPIKVNMLQPAVDSLNRVFEKVRATDPDLYERINTAGALCVRQIRGTVGRTSTHSFGLAVDLNIDGHLDTLGDGKTQLGLTILADFFNEEGWVWGAGFTREDSMHFEISRQMLEQWRLEGKI, encoded by the coding sequence GCGCACGGATTGAGATTGAAGGGTTGCGACAGCAGATCGAAGCGCTTCGTGGCCAGATCGAAGCTCTGCAAAATCAAGTTCAGCAATTGGGGTCGGCTCCGCAGGCTATGCCTCAGATGAACGACCAACCTTTTGTAAAAGAGGGACCGAATACCATTTTGGATGCTTATGCACAGGTGGTTTTGATTGCAAACCGACGCGAAGTAAACAAGGGAATTGTGGTGGGTGGGCCGTCTTTTTTGGAATCTTTCTTGGGGCGACCTAGGGAAGTTCTGAGCGACGATTGCGAACCGATGACCAATCCAAAACTTAAGGATCTGTTGGTTTTGGCAGATGTGGGGCCGATAAAAGTGAATATGCTTCAGCCTGCGGTCGATAGTTTGAACCGTGTGTTTGAAAAAGTTCGCGCAACGGACCCCGACCTTTATGAGCGCATAAACACTGCTGGCGCGCTTTGTGTGCGGCAAATTCGTGGCACCGTTGGGCGCACGTCTACCCATTCCTTTGGCTTGGCTGTTGATCTAAATATCGACGGACACCTTGATACGCTGGGCGATGGAAAGACCCAATTGGGCCTGACCATTTTGGCGGATTTTTTTAACGAAGAAGGCTGGGTCTGGGGCGCGGGTTTCACCCGGGAAGATTCGATGCATTTTGAAATCAGTCGGCAGATGCTGGAGCAATGGCGTTTGGAAGGTAAGATTTGA